One window of Futiania mangrovi genomic DNA carries:
- a CDS encoding DEAD/DEAH box helicase gives MTEFASLGLIEPICRAVAAEGYTAPTPIQAQAIPALLEGNDLLGIAQTGTGKTAAFTLPILQHLTEDNRRASPKSMRALILAPTRELAIQIHESFQTYGKHLKLRATVIFGGVGQNPQVRALSRGIDVVIATPGRLLDLMNQGHVALGDVGVFVLDEADRMLDMGFINDVKKIAAKLPKDRQTLLFSATMPQAVTGLAQGLLDDPVQVEVTPAATTVERIDQRVLFVGRGAKRELLRDVLAPREVTRAIVFTRTKHLANRVAEYLEKAGIRADAIHGNKSQGARQRALQAFRDGKVKALVATDIAARGIDVDGVSHVINFDLPVEPEAYVHRIGRTARAGAEGVAISFCDADEIGALQQIERTIRMTVPMDDGHDYHDAALAEARTVRQSGKSARSGGGRGRGQGQGRGQGQGRSQGQRQGGAPEAGKAHGGPKQGGGRKSGGGKGFGGGKPQHAKGQGAQGGQGGEAANRNRGGQGGGQGRRPARRVA, from the coding sequence ATGACTGAATTCGCTTCCCTCGGCCTGATCGAGCCGATCTGCCGCGCCGTGGCCGCCGAAGGCTACACCGCGCCGACCCCGATCCAGGCCCAGGCCATCCCCGCGCTGCTGGAGGGCAACGACCTCCTCGGCATCGCCCAGACGGGCACCGGCAAGACGGCGGCCTTCACGCTGCCGATCCTGCAGCACCTGACCGAAGACAATCGCCGCGCCTCCCCGAAGTCCATGCGCGCCCTGATCCTGGCGCCGACGCGGGAACTGGCGATCCAGATCCACGAGAGCTTCCAGACCTATGGCAAGCACCTGAAGCTGCGCGCGACCGTGATCTTCGGCGGCGTCGGCCAGAACCCGCAGGTCCGCGCGCTGTCCCGCGGCATCGACGTGGTGATCGCGACGCCGGGCCGCCTGCTCGACCTGATGAACCAGGGGCATGTGGCGCTGGGCGACGTGGGCGTGTTCGTCCTCGACGAGGCCGACCGGATGCTCGACATGGGTTTCATCAATGACGTCAAGAAGATCGCCGCGAAGCTGCCGAAGGACCGGCAGACGCTGCTGTTCTCCGCGACCATGCCGCAGGCGGTGACCGGCCTTGCTCAAGGCCTGCTCGACGATCCGGTGCAGGTCGAGGTGACGCCCGCCGCCACCACGGTCGAGCGGATCGACCAGCGCGTGCTGTTCGTCGGCCGCGGCGCCAAGCGGGAACTGCTGCGCGACGTGCTGGCCCCGCGCGAGGTGACGCGCGCCATCGTCTTCACGCGCACCAAGCACCTCGCGAACCGGGTGGCCGAGTATCTCGAAAAGGCCGGCATCCGGGCCGACGCGATCCACGGCAACAAGAGCCAGGGCGCACGCCAGCGGGCGCTGCAGGCGTTCCGCGACGGCAAGGTCAAGGCGCTGGTTGCCACCGACATCGCCGCGCGCGGCATCGACGTCGACGGCGTCAGCCACGTCATCAACTTCGACCTGCCGGTGGAGCCCGAAGCCTATGTCCACCGCATCGGCCGCACTGCGCGCGCCGGGGCGGAGGGTGTGGCAATCTCCTTCTGCGATGCCGACGAGATCGGCGCGCTGCAGCAGATCGAGCGGACGATCCGCATGACTGTCCCGATGGACGACGGCCACGACTACCATGACGCCGCGCTGGCCGAGGCGCGCACCGTGCGCCAGTCAGGCAAGTCTGCACGCTCCGGCGGCGGCCGCGGGCGCGGCCAGGGCCAGGGGCGTGGACAAGGCCAAGGGCGAAGCCAGGGGCAACGCCAGGGCGGCGCGCCGGAGGCCGGCAAGGCCCACGGCGGACCCAAGCAGGGCGGCGGCCGGAAGTCCGGCGGCGGCAAGGGCTTCGGCGGCGGCAAGCCCCAGCACGCCAAGGGCCAGGGTGCCCAGGGCGGTCAGGGCGGCGAGGCGGCCAACCGTAACCGCGGCGGCCAGGGTGGCGGTCAGGGGCGGCGGCCCGCGCGCCGCGTCGCCTGA